Proteins encoded within one genomic window of Trichomycterus rosablanca isolate fTriRos1 chromosome 7, fTriRos1.hap1, whole genome shotgun sequence:
- the LOC134318369 gene encoding rhamnose-binding lectin-like → MMFLKLSLLTFLIVAPGLLVSAENAITCYGNVQRLGCDSGVINTETANYGRTTESICNSSRPAEQIVNTNCLSSATSAIAKRCNGLKDCEFNTDSLNLADPCVGTYKYFNTTYTCVSIRTKVICEDSHSELNCRTSKIFVLNAMYGRTDTTTCISGRPSSETNNPNCNFNTRDKVSQLCNGQNKCCLFASNTIFTDPCFGTLKYLSVYYTCI, encoded by the exons ATGATGTTCCTGAAGCTCAGTCTGCTCACCT TTCTTATTGTGGCCCCTGGCTTGCTCGTTTCTGCAG AAAATGCAATCACCTGTTATGGGAACGTCCAGCGTCTTGGTTGTG ACAGCGGAGTGATAAATACTGAGACTGCTAATTATGGCCGCACAACTGAAAGCATCTGTAATTCAAGCCGGCCTGCTGAACAGATCGTCAACACCAACTGTCTCTCTTCAGCAACAAGTGCAATTGCTAAAAG ATGCAATGGGCTGAAAGATTGTGAGTTTAATACAGACTCTCTGAACCTTGCTGACCCATGTGTAGGAACTTACAAGTATTTCAACACCACTTACACCTGCGTCAGCATCC GAACCAAGGTGATCTGTGAGGACAGCCACAGTGAACTGAATTGTA GAACTAGTAAAATTTTTGTTCTCAATGCTATGTATGGACGCACTGACACTACAACGTGTATCAGTGGAAGGCCCAGCTCTGAAACCAACAACCCCAACTGTAACTTTAACACACGTGACAAAGTTTCTCAATT GTGTAATGGACAAAACAAATGCTGTCTGTTCGCTTCAAACACCATTTTTACAGATCCTTGCTTTGGGACTCTAAAGTACCTGTCTGTTTATTATACCTGCATTTAA